Below is a window of Pseudomonas eucalypticola DNA.
CCGAGGGGCCGGCGTGGCCGCAGGTTTCGCTGGTCTGGGCCGCAAGGTCCAGGCGGCGGACGACAGCGCCTTCGCCGAGCAGTGCGCGGCGCATCAATTCCATGTCCTGCAGCGTGCGGGGTGACGGCGCCAGGCGCTCCACCAGCACCAGCAGGCTGCCGCCGCAGGGCAGCGCCACGGCCACCGGGTGGCCGCCGGCACCGTAGCGGATCAACTGCTGCGGCTGGGCAAACCTGCCTTCTGCCAGGCGGGCGATGAAGTCTTCTTCCACGCAGCCACCCGACAGCGAGCCGCAATGTGCGCCGTCTCCGCGTGCCACCAGCATGGCGCCGGGTTCGCGCGGGGCCGAGCCATAAGTGGAAAGTACCGTGCTGAGCCAGATGGGCTGGTCTTGCTGCAGCCAATCCAGGGCCTGCTGTACAACCTGAAGGTCGAGGTGTTGCATGTGCGCCTCCTTCAACGGCGAGCACGGCAGGGCAGGCCTGCCGTGCGCGGGCTCAGCGGTTGACGGTCTTGGCCGGCAGTGCCAGCACCAGCAGGGAGCTCACCAGCAGGCAGCCGGCGAAAATCCACATGGCGATCTGCGGGCTGTGGAAGTGGTCCATCACCGCCCCCATCAGCGAGTTGCTCACCAGCCCGGCGATGTTCGCCACCGAACAGGCAAGCGCAAAGCCGGTGGCGGCGGCGGTGCCCTTGAGGAAGGTGGCCGGCAGGCTGAAGAACACCGGCACTGCACCGATGATGGTCAACGACGCCAGGGAAAACAGCAGCACCGTGATGGCCACGTTGTGGGTGAAGAAGGTGCTGAGGAACATCGAGGCGGCGCCGATGATGAACGGCACCACGATGTGCCAGCGGCGTTCGCGCTGGCGGTCCGAGCTGGCGCCGATGGCCAGCATGCCGATCAGCCCCGCCAGGCTGGGGATGGCCACCAGCAGGCCGATCTGGCTCGGGTCGGCGACGCCGGCGTTGCGGATGAAGGTCGGCAACCAGAAGCCCATCGCATAGGCGCTGAGCAGGATGGAGAAGTCGATGCCGCCCAGCATCCACACCTTGATGTCGAAGAAGCCGTCGCGGAATGAGTGGCCGCCCTTGTTTTCACCTTCGTCCTGGTCCAGCAGGCGCTTGAGTTCGAGCTTCTCGAGGTTGCTCAACCAACTCGCCTGGCTGATGCCGTTGGGCAGAATGACCACGCACAGAAAGCCCAGCAGCACGGTGGGTACCGCTTCCAGCAGGAACAGCCATTGCCAGCTTGCCAGGCCGCCGACCTTGTCAAAGTTGCCCATGATCCAGCCGGAAATGGGGCTGCCCAGCAGGCTGGACAACGGCAGGCCAATCATGAACAGGGCAATGATGCGGCTGCGGCGGTAGGAAGGAAACCATTGGCTGAGGTAATACAGCACACCCGGCAGGAACCCGGCCTCGGCGGCGCCCAGGAGGAAACGCAGGGTATAGAACTGCCACTCGGTGGTCACGAACATGGTCATGCCCGACAACAGCCCCCAACTGACCATGATGCGCGCGATCCACAGCCGCGCGCCAACCTTTTCCAGGGCCAGGTTGCTGGGCACTTCAAACAGGATGTAGCCGACGAAAAACAGCCCGGCGCCCAGGCCGTAGGCGGTTTCGCTCATGTGTAGGGTGTCGAGCATCTGCAGTTTGGCGAAGCCTACGTTGATGCGGTCCAGGTACGAGGCCAGGTAGCAAAAGCACAGGAAAGGTATCAGCCGCCAGATGATCTTGCGGTACAGGGTGGTACTGCTGACCTCGGCAAGCGGCACCGCGGAAGCTTGGCTCAATGACATGGTGGTTCTCCTGGATCTGCCGCAAAAGCACAGCGGCGCAAGACGGTTCATGGGGGGCAGTCAGGAATGACAGGCTTCTGGACGGCCTTTTTTTATTGTTCGTGCATCCGCCACTGTGTTCGGGCGGTATGCCTTGCGGTATTCAGGAGCGTCCCTGCTCGTTGACGATCGGCTTCAACGTGTCTTCAGGTAAACCAGGGTCTCGTCCTTGCTGACCACGTCGCCATATTTGTTGTCGATGTCGAACAGGTTGGCTTCGTGAGGCGCTTCGTGGCGGTCGCCCACGCACTGGCGCACCACCATCGTGCGGAAGCCATGCTGCACGCCGTCCACGGCCGTGGCACGAATGCAGCCGCTGGTG
It encodes the following:
- a CDS encoding MFS transporter, translating into MSLSQASAVPLAEVSSTTLYRKIIWRLIPFLCFCYLASYLDRINVGFAKLQMLDTLHMSETAYGLGAGLFFVGYILFEVPSNLALEKVGARLWIARIMVSWGLLSGMTMFVTTEWQFYTLRFLLGAAEAGFLPGVLYYLSQWFPSYRRSRIIALFMIGLPLSSLLGSPISGWIMGNFDKVGGLASWQWLFLLEAVPTVLLGFLCVVILPNGISQASWLSNLEKLELKRLLDQDEGENKGGHSFRDGFFDIKVWMLGGIDFSILLSAYAMGFWLPTFIRNAGVADPSQIGLLVAIPSLAGLIGMLAIGASSDRQRERRWHIVVPFIIGAASMFLSTFFTHNVAITVLLFSLASLTIIGAVPVFFSLPATFLKGTAAATGFALACSVANIAGLVSNSLMGAVMDHFHSPQIAMWIFAGCLLVSSLLVLALPAKTVNR